From Alphaproteobacteria bacterium, a single genomic window includes:
- a CDS encoding ABC transporter permease subunit, with the protein MAGLEAALGRVGLRGRTLVILIPYLWLLLFFLIPFVIVLKISLAQLAIAIPPYSSLLSWTADGALEIKLHFDNFLFLLEDSLYWVAYLNSVKIALISTVLCLLLGYPMAYGIARAPTAWRNVLLMMVILPFWTSFLLRVYAWVGILKNNGVINNALMSLGIIDQPIPMLHTDFSVYIGIVYSYLPFMILPLYANLEKLDGTLLEAAADLGCRPAKAFLYVTLPLSLPGIIAGCLLVFIPAVGEFVIPALLGGPDSLMIGRVLWDEFFSNRDWPVASAVAIAVLLLLVVPIVLYQRIQIREPGA; encoded by the coding sequence CTGGCAGGTCTCGAAGCCGCGCTCGGCCGGGTCGGGCTGCGCGGTCGAACTTTGGTAATTCTGATCCCCTATTTGTGGCTGTTGCTGTTTTTCCTGATTCCATTCGTCATCGTCCTCAAGATCAGCCTGGCCCAACTTGCGATCGCCATCCCGCCCTATTCATCCTTGTTGAGTTGGACCGCCGATGGGGCCCTCGAGATCAAGCTGCATTTTGACAATTTCCTGTTTCTCCTCGAGGACAGCCTCTATTGGGTGGCTTATCTGAATTCAGTCAAGATCGCCCTGATATCGACGGTGCTGTGCCTGCTGCTTGGCTATCCGATGGCCTACGGCATTGCCCGCGCACCCACCGCATGGCGAAATGTCCTGTTGATGATGGTGATCCTGCCGTTCTGGACATCGTTTCTGCTGCGCGTCTATGCCTGGGTCGGGATCCTTAAGAATAACGGCGTTATCAATAACGCACTGATGTCGCTCGGCATCATCGATCAACCCATACCCATGCTGCACACGGACTTTTCGGTCTATATCGGGATCGTCTATTCCTACCTGCCGTTCATGATCTTGCCGCTTTATGCCAACCTGGAAAAACTCGACGGTACGCTCTTGGAAGCCGCCGCCGATCTCGGCTGCCGTCCTGCCAAAGCCTTTCTTTACGTGACTTTGCCACTTTCCCTGCCGGGCATCATCGCAGGTTGCCTGTTGGTCTTCATCCCGGCGGTCGGTGAATTCGTGATACCGGCCCTCCTCGGCGGACCCGACAGTCTTATGATCGGGCGCGTTCTGTGGGACGAATTCTTTTCCAATCGAGACTGGCCGGTGGCTTCGGCGGTCGCCATCGCCGTGCTCTTGCTGTTGGTCGTCCCCATCGTCCTGTACCAACGCATTCAGATCCGGGAGCCGGGGGCGTAG